Sequence from the Zeugodacus cucurbitae isolate PBARC_wt_2022May chromosome 2, idZeuCucr1.2, whole genome shotgun sequence genome:
tcattaaaatatacaatttttcaaaaaggtgtAAAATATAGATCGCATAAAGTCGCATAAAGTTGTATATGTTAAAACagttattgtttggctcttcaGTCTATAGGGACTTCtttaaaattctacctcgatagtaaaatttaaaatttcgtattatgccctggtcgaaaagtttgatttatggaagaaatttgtatgaaattttacttctattgtcaattcaacagttcgagttatgaaaagatatttcagttgaaatatttaaaagataaATAGTATATTCTATTACATACTATTCTGGCTCTAGATTTCTTCGATTCGCAATTTTTTCGCTCTCTTGTCAAAATAAGCAGTAAAGTTATAGAGTTGAACTCGAACAAGAGAAAATTTGTAAAGTGGTATAACCGCTATTATcaatgctaccaagttttgttttatgtGTTCTCGACCAGTTCTACCATTGTGCATGGTTCAAATGACAAATTTTAgtcataaattacaataaaactaattgttgatagattttaaCAACTTAAAATAAGAGAAAATGTTAGGCCTAGCCACAGCTCGAAACAAGGAATTACTAAATGATATTTTTCCTTGGAAAGAGTATATCTACCCCAAATAGTGGTATTGGCACAAGGTTGAACAACTGGTATAGTTAGGTTTATTCGCTAATCTCCAAAGCTTGGCGTTACATATATCGCATATGATTAGGTCCAAATAATTGTATGATACTAGTTGATTATATCcttaacaaatattattattatcacttaatctattctattatttttattgatattaagtccccttttatataaaaaaatattttcaccagTGGAAAACACACCGATAATCCATTCAACGTCTAAGCGTTCGAAAATAGCTCGACATCATAATTATAGGATCAGATACATATTTGTAGCCTCACATTGTGGCATTAAATCACAACAAAGTAGCTGCTACAGTAATTAAACGCGCACATAATTCACCTTAAAACAagcattaaattcaaataataaaattaacataattgCCGCAACACTAAACACACTTTCGTATTAGTTAAGCCTTTCCCACAGAtaccaacaaacatacaaacacacacacaccaatttTGGGATGATATCTTGCTTTATTAACGCGGCGTCCCCCCTTTCACATGCGTGATGGAGAAATTTCCCCCAACTTTATGTGCTTTTTATGATTATCCTAACCAGTTCCCcaatttgttttacatttccTTTAGCGTGTTTGCAGCGTTTACAGCGCTTGAAAGAAAACTCCATTAATTCATAAATGATTGAAATTAACGGGTTCATCCTATACTACACACCCCACTGTTTATCGGGGACTTGTGTAGGTATTTTGGCGTGGTAAGTACTTTCATTAAATCCCATTCAACCGCTGTGTTagccatgttgttgttgttgttgtattttattaccTTTGCGGTGACTCGTAAAACTTTTAACTGTACATTTGGAAAAATCGCTGGCAGGAGCTTTAGCCAAATTGCAGTGCCCCCACATCAGCCGCCTGCCATCGCAGCACCGCCAATGCAGTTTAATGCATTTCTATAATTGCCTCAATTGCAATGTACTACTTAGGCCTGCATGCGCATTGCTTTACTGGCGCAAATAATTTGACAACATTGTCGccgatttttacattttcagAGTGCATACATGCGcatcacatacataaatacttatgtgtgtgtgtgtgtgtgttttaccTCAATAAATGAAGTGCTGAAATGTTGATTCGctgcaaattttcattaaatgtcGCGTTGACTTTATCACTCGAAATTAGCGATCtctattaagaaaatatttttattcgatGTATGctattcttaaataaaaatgtttacaagtaCTATGAGTTTTGTAAGATTtttctagtaatattaaaaattaatgcaataaTGCAGCAATTTGAACAATTTCTTTAGGAGTAGATAGGACATTGCACTGGGTGCACCGTTTCAAAAGTAAAAGTAACTACTTATTAGAGGAGATTTTTTACTCTAAAGTAATAAGGAAATGTTCAACATAGCTGTTGCACAGAGTCTACCTAACTTAATTCCagaatttccattaaaaatatagttacgaagtgtgttaaaaaaataacgggaattttcgttttttgaaaaaaaaaatattcattcgtctacattaatgttgttgccttttaattccaattcgatattatgcacttatgccagcgcttcttccaatcgtctaCATACATCTCGAACTCGATTTTTGAAATAACCTATGGCTCTTtcaacgatttctcgtatgtCTGACGAATATGGACACTGGGTtatcgttacagtattggtCTTAgctaagaattcacgaacaagctacAATGGATGAGCTTCTAACAAGCAAGAACACCAAGCTCATGAAAACACCTTAGTATAAAGCAGTACAAAGGTATACCCAATCCtctttatactctcacaacaaaagttgctaagagagtattacatttttgttcacataacggttgtatgtaagtcataaaactaaacgagttaaatatagggttatacatatcaaaatgatcaggatgacgagacgagttgagacgtctgtccgtgcaacggataacttgagtaaaaattgagatatcttaacgaaacttggaactccttggcaccctgaggaggttgcttttttTTGCCCattcggaccattgccacgcccgcaaaatggcggaaaccaaaaacttataaaatgtcataactaaaccataaataaagttataaaagtaaaatttggaataaaagatggcactaggaaggggcaaatctggatgtaattttttgggaaagtggtcgTGGCaccgccccaaatcggttatttgtatatttctcacAAACCAacgaagctatataaaccaaacttcacGCAGTCGGttttctttccttacttgtttagttttTAGGTTTCCGAAGGCATATTTAAATGATTTGTAGTCTTTGGGGTCCACAAAGAGATTCacaatgataaaaattattttgaaatattaataagatTTGCTTTATGAATAAATCATGACAAagaagtaaagtaaaaaaaaatacttcatagGTGTGCTAAGAAAGATTGACGATCATAAAGTACGTATTGCTTTGTGAACATACACACCTTTGTCGGCCACCAGGGAACGGAGCGGGTAAATTTTGCCGCAATTCTTCTATAATGTTTAAACATGGCAAATTTTGGAATAATTCCACTATATGTTTTGCAAACGTCGTCTGGTAGATACGTCATTGATTTGTACGAGATGTGGAAAGTAATTGAAAGCCTGCTTAATCCTTACAGCTCGATTTTTACTCATATATTTCGATTGGTGGCAAAGTGAAAAGTttcaaatcataaatataattaataaaaaaactccACCTTcactaaattatatttcatatcatGACTATAAGTAACTAAACTGTggtcataattaaaataatgaaaaaattacttGACTACCTATACAGAAATATCAACTTTCGAATAATATAAGATAATATATGTTTATCCGCTCTTCTAAATTAaagtctttattttatattattcatgCACTCTTTCATCTAAAACAGTTCTTcagtttgtttgaatttggcaTAAAAATCTCGCAGCGTAGAATAGAGAATGAAACGAAGTACTACTCGAGGAAATTATGCACCGAAGaagataagaaaataataacaagtcattgacaaattttttacccgaaAAACCTTCTCGTAAAAATCTATTTGGTCGATTTTATAGAGACTATGTAAAAGTTATATAACACTCTCGTTGTCGATTGGCATGAAGGTAGTAGGGTTATCGCTCAGGTccgttttatagaaaaaaaaaactcaaaattgcCTTCATATTTTGCatgttttacaaatatatattattatttagaagAATAGAGAAACAATCCACTCGTCGAAATATATACTCCATATTGAATTTATTAGATATAGTACGTTTACTCTCTTCAGATTCTGCAAACACTGCAGAAGAGTTCTACTTGCTGGAAATTGACACGGACAATATGTAGCTATTTGTTTGGGACATTATCCATTCATATTCGACCTAGCACTTACCTTCCTCAGACGACGACGTTCCCGGAGTGTTGCCGCTTTTCTGCGATCCACTGACACATTCTTCTTTTTGCAGGCCTTACAGGCCCACGTCAGACACGGACGCGATGTCTGGGCAGATGAACACACCAATGGCGCCAGTACATGCTCTTCCGAGCTTAAACTATTCTCATCGTAATCCGTGAAGATTGGTGACGGTGTCAAATCGGGCTTATCGATGTCACGCGAAATGGAATAATTGCAGGCATTGCCGTTATCCGCCAGAAAAGCACTTGCCGATATCCGATTGGCGGACTCTCCACCAAAGTTCAAACCGACTCCAATACCGACAGCGGCGCCATAACGGCTGAacaatgtatgtaaatgttgttgctgtgaatgttgttgttgttgttgacaatgCTGCGACTGCTGCTGATGCTGATGAAGTTGGTGTGTCGCCGTGCGTTGCTGATGTGTTAGGGATATTTGCTGTTGACCCTGAAGCATAGTCGCATGTGGAAATGCGCTGTGCTGAGCGAAGCTGCTGAATTCCTGCTTGATGCTGATGCGttccattgttgttgtacttgaaatacttttacttttgttattgctgGAACTTGAGCTGGAGTTCGTTTGAGACACTGCACTTGAATTGTATTTCGTCATAACAGTAAGAAGAACACttgaagattttaatttatgacatacatatgtataagtgaaactgtaaattttttagtttaatacttttatacactatttaaacaatttatcaaGTTAACACTTCACAAACTCTATACACACTAGTAGTTGTTGATGGATATTGTTGGCAAAGTGTAGGAGCCCTTACGACGGCCCAGTGTCACCTTGTGCCCGCGCGTTTTCCCAACTCGTACGCGTCGTTCTTCAAATTCGTTCTTCCGAAACATAAATTCGCTCCGACAACGACGGCATCCACGACACTTTTAGttgacaaaatttcaaaattttcttttctcaTTTGCTTGGCGTTGAGTTGTTCGAGTCTTCTGTCTGAGATCGTTGAAAGCTGTATGTTTTCATATAGTCAAACACATTTCTACCATGTGTGCCTGTGTTGATGTCATGTTTTTTGGTCTGTTTTTGAGTACTACACTCAAGTTGCTGAGGGATTGTAGTGTCTTCGAGTGGTATCTATTTATAAATCGTCTCGTTATTAGACGTTCTCTAATATGACACAGTGCAGGATTCGAGCCAATGCAGTTAGGCCACGCCTATTCTTTCAGAAATGATgggtatacatgtgtatatatgtatgtatttttatgatcCATCTGTtactaaatatttgcatacattttgagTGGAAGTTCATCAGTCCTCCATGAGATTTTAATGAATGGAATATTTCGTAAAATGGTGGAATATTTAGTTGAAGGTCGAAGAGCTTTAGATGAATTAGagagtatatactatttttaataGAATGTATTCTTTACATTGTTTTCTTACAAGATTTGTCAAGATTTATTACTAGCGTGCTGATTTGTCGACATCTAATGAATGAACGTTTTAAATGGGAGTAATAATTATGCAGGATGATGAATTGATCTCAGAAAACTTCAATCTTAAACCCTATCTATATTTGCAGAAGGTTCTAGAACGCTTTTGTTAAATGATATTTTAGTTTCCGCGTAATTCAAAGGGTCTGAGAAGAAAGTTTCCCCCACTAGTATGTAAGTTTCTTCTAAATGAACTATTTAGgactaattttagaaaattaaatttttgaacaatGGTTTATAAGATAGCTTCGAACTAAGGACAGTACTGGCCATCTCCACCTTATTAATTGATACACCTCACTAATTGGTAAATCTACTAAATTATAAAGATCACCTAactcttcaaaattattataatataatatatagatattataaattatttcttttccaTCAATAACAATTGAAGTCTTACTTCAAAAGGCCTCTTTTATTTCATGTTTCAAAAATAGTTGCAGAAAGCTTTCTTTCTCGACGAAATTATTTTCCAACGTCCAACTTCTGAGGAATCGGGGGTTATTTGTAGTACcttgaatatacataatataatattataggacaaagaacaattttaaaattaattcgaGATTTTTTCCATATTCAGGTTTAGTATATTCATAATAAGTTTTCGTTTAGTTTGGTGCTACTCGTGAGAGAAGTCTACAACTttgtctatctctatctctggaATCTATTTATATCAAGAAATAATCCAAAAGCCGTTCTATTCAATATCATTAGCCGCTCgtccaaattaaataatttggttATTTATAAACCGGAAAATACTCTCTTCGGCATAATATCTCAGGCCTATCCATTCCACATTGACCCACACAAATATTTAGACAACTAAATGTGCCTGATCAATGTGCCGCCAAAATTTGTTTTGACAAAAACCCATACGACGCCATTTATTCAAGCATCACAGCCAATTTTCTTTCCAATAACTCACGGCGGAGCAGAGGACGCACAGGCAAGCGCATGCACGggtgtgtatgtttgttcgAGCAACGACTATGCCGAGCTTCGCCTGTTGGAAGGGCACCTGTGGAATCGCTGACGCTTTACGCCTTCGCACACCTTAGCCGTACACAGCATACCTTCGCCCCTGCCGCTGCGTCGCTTTCTTCCCATTGTTTgtgtaataatttttacttcgaataaattaagaaaacagaaaaaacgGTAATGTGACATCTTTAATGGAGCCAGCGACGGCAACTGAATGCCGGCGTTTCCGTTCCTTCAACATCCGT
This genomic interval carries:
- the LOC105218758 gene encoding myogenic-determination protein isoform X1 encodes the protein MTKYNSSAVSQTNSSSSSSNNKSKSISSTTTMERISIKQEFSSFAQHSAFPHATMLQGQQQISLTHQQRTATHQLHQHQQQSQHCQQQQQHSQQQHLHTLFSRYGAAVGIGVGLNFGGESANRISASAFLADNGNACNYSISRDIDKPDLTPSPIFTDYDENSLSSEEHVLAPLVCSSAQTSRPCLTWACKACKKKNVSVDRRKAATLRERRRLRKVNEAFEVLKRRTSTNPNQRLPKVEILRNAIEYIESLEDLLQESSPTRSIDCLSEGISGKACQQDYLNSYSGAYLRQKLNMFHNDLDTFGIFSEFDSSAANGSSLDCLNLIVQNISRTTTQNTPTAPSGNNKNNNNASTNNICKTSSSSSSGVSSCGSSNNNVNNAAKNVPVTPSPSAASISSNTSQSSSHSSLNATFKQKCTT
- the LOC105218758 gene encoding myogenic-determination protein isoform X2; this encodes MTKYNSSAVSQTNSSSSSSNNKSKSISSTTTMERISIKQEFSSFAQHSAFPHATMLQGQQQISLTHQQRTATHQLHQHQQQSQHCQQQQQHSQQQHLHTLFSRYGAAVGIGVGLNFGGESANRISASAFLADNGNACNYSISRDIDKPDLTPSPIFTDYDENSLSSEEHVLAPLVCSSAQTSRPCLTWACKACKKKNVSVDRRKAATLRERRRLRKVNEAFEVLKRRTSTNPNQRLPKVEILRNAIEYIESLEDLLQESSPTRSIDCLSEGISGKACQQDYLNSYSEFDSSAANGSSLDCLNLIVQNISRTTTQNTPTAPSGNNKNNNNASTNNICKTSSSSSSGVSSCGSSNNNVNNAAKNVPVTPSPSAASISSNTSQSSSHSSLNATFKQKCTT